From one Paeniglutamicibacter psychrophenolicus genomic stretch:
- the ftsZ gene encoding cell division protein FtsZ, with protein sequence MAAPQNYLAVIKVVGIGGGGVNAVNRMIEVGLRGVEFIAINTDAQALLMSDADVKLDVGRELTRGLGAGANPDVGRQAAEDHAEEIEEVLRGADMVFVTAGEGGGTGTGGAPVIARIARGLGALTIGVVTRPFTFEGRRRATSADNGIEALRDEVDTLIVIPNDRLLSISDRNVSVLDAFRQADQVLLSGVQGITDLITTPGLINLDFADVKSVMQGAGSALMGIGSARGEDRAVKAAELAIASPLLEASIDGAHGVLLSIQGGSDLGLFEINEAARLVQEVAHPEANIIFGAVIDDALGDEARVTVIAAGFDQVDATSAPQTLQPAVRNAPAAPAAAPAAPVAAPAAAREEVRSAVATAEPGFEELPAIVEPDLSATNDDLDVPDFLK encoded by the coding sequence GTGGCAGCTCCACAGAACTACCTCGCCGTCATCAAGGTCGTCGGCATCGGCGGTGGCGGCGTCAACGCCGTCAACCGCATGATCGAAGTTGGCCTGCGAGGCGTCGAATTTATTGCAATCAACACGGATGCGCAGGCATTGCTCATGAGCGATGCCGACGTCAAGCTCGATGTGGGCCGCGAACTCACCCGCGGCCTGGGCGCCGGCGCCAACCCCGACGTGGGACGCCAGGCAGCCGAGGACCACGCGGAGGAGATCGAGGAAGTGCTGCGCGGGGCCGACATGGTCTTCGTGACCGCAGGCGAAGGCGGCGGCACCGGCACCGGTGGCGCACCCGTCATCGCCCGAATCGCCCGCGGACTCGGCGCGTTGACCATTGGCGTGGTCACCCGTCCGTTCACCTTCGAGGGCCGCCGCCGCGCCACCAGCGCCGACAACGGCATCGAGGCGCTGCGCGACGAGGTCGACACCCTCATCGTCATCCCCAACGACCGACTGCTCTCGATCTCCGACCGCAACGTCTCGGTCCTGGACGCATTCCGCCAGGCCGACCAGGTGCTGCTTTCCGGCGTCCAGGGCATCACCGACCTGATCACCACCCCGGGCCTGATCAACCTCGACTTCGCCGACGTCAAGTCGGTCATGCAGGGAGCCGGCTCGGCACTCATGGGCATCGGCTCGGCCCGCGGCGAGGATCGCGCGGTCAAGGCCGCCGAGCTCGCCATCGCCTCCCCGCTGCTCGAGGCCTCCATCGACGGCGCCCACGGCGTCCTGCTGTCCATCCAGGGCGGCTCGGACCTCGGCCTGTTCGAGATCAACGAGGCCGCACGCCTCGTCCAGGAAGTCGCACACCCGGAAGCCAACATCATCTTCGGCGCCGTCATCGACGACGCCCTGGGAGATGAGGCACGCGTGACAGTGATCGCCGCCGGTTTCGACCAGGTCGACGCCACCAGCGCCCCGCAGACCCTGCAGCCTGCGGTCCGCAACGCCCCCGCGGCCCCGGCAGCGGCACCCGCCGCCCCCGTGGCGGCACCGGCGGCGGCGCGCGAGGAAGTACGCTCGGCGGTTGCCACGGCCGAGCCGGGCTTCGAGGAACTCCCTGCCATCGTTGAGCCGGATCTCTCGGCCACCAACGACGACCTGGATGTCCCCGACTTCCTGAAGTAG
- a CDS encoding cell division protein FtsQ/DivIB yields the protein MRGNTGSGPGDSNVLDLPQDPAVRARKRWLIGGAVVAALVVALVLVLTFSPILAIKSITVSGNELVSEKKIQQALEPLHGVPLSRVGTGTVMDLLAGEPAVKDAIVQAEANNTLQVQIVEFVPVAVLLEGKQRSLVGPDGQLLAKLGAKKKPKLPTIRSSKVTKDPKVFSMLTRVLSELPDKLLATVDHATATSKDFVELKLNDGTLVIWGNDQESALKTKVLEALLGAPKDKKAPIKVYDISSPQHPVAR from the coding sequence ATGCGGGGCAACACCGGGTCGGGGCCGGGGGATTCGAACGTCCTGGACCTGCCGCAGGACCCCGCGGTGCGTGCCAGGAAACGCTGGCTCATCGGCGGCGCTGTGGTTGCCGCGCTGGTCGTGGCGTTGGTGCTGGTGCTGACGTTTTCCCCGATCCTGGCCATCAAGTCGATCACTGTCTCGGGCAATGAGCTGGTCAGCGAGAAGAAGATCCAGCAGGCCCTGGAGCCGCTGCACGGGGTCCCGCTCTCGCGGGTCGGGACCGGCACCGTCATGGACTTGCTGGCGGGGGAGCCGGCGGTGAAGGACGCGATCGTGCAGGCCGAGGCGAACAACACGCTGCAGGTCCAGATCGTGGAATTCGTTCCGGTGGCGGTGCTGCTCGAGGGCAAACAACGTTCGCTGGTGGGCCCGGACGGGCAGCTTTTGGCAAAGCTGGGGGCCAAGAAGAAGCCGAAGCTTCCCACCATCCGGTCCTCGAAAGTGACCAAGGATCCCAAGGTGTTTTCGATGCTCACCCGGGTTCTCTCAGAACTACCCGATAAGCTGTTGGCGACCGTGGATCATGCAACGGCCACCAGCAAGGACTTTGTCGAGCTCAAGCTCAACGACGGGACACTGGTGATTTGGGGCAACGACCAGGAATCGGCGCTCAAGACAAAGGTTCTTGAAGCACTTTTGGGGGCCCCGAAGGACAAGAAGGCACCGATCAAGGTGTACGACATTTCCAGCCCACAGCACCCGGTGGCCCGTTAA